GGAGCGACCACCGCATGAGCAGCAGCACCACCGACATCACCGACGCCAGCACTCCGATCCCCGATCCGCGCAAGGAATCGCTGATCGAGTACCCCTCGCAGTTCCCGATCAAGGTCATGGGCGTCAAGGCCGACGGCTTCGTGCATGCGATCACCCAGATTGCCGAACGCTTCGACCCGGCCTTCGACGCCACCACGGTCGAGCTGCGCGACAGCAAGGCAGGCAACTACCTGGGCGTGACGATCACCGTGACCGCCACCAGCCGCGAGCAGCTCGACGATCTGTACCGCGCGCTGTCGGCCCATCCGCTGGTCAAGGTCGTTCTCTGAAGCAGTGAGCGCCGGGCACGCAATGAGCACGGGCATCGAACCGACATGGCTGGGCGCCGCCGACTACGCCGCCACCTATGGCGCGATGAAGCAGTTCACGCTCGAGCGCCTGCCCGAGACGCCCGATGCGCTGTGGATCTGCGAGCACGCGCCGGTCTTCACGCAGGGCATCGCGGGCAAGCAGGACCACATCCTGAATCCCGGCGGCATTCCGGTGGTGCAGACCGACCGCGGCGGCCAAGTCACCTTCCACGGCCCGGGCCAGGTGGTGGCCTATCCGCTGATCGATCTTCGGCGCGCGGGCTACTTCGTGAAGGAATACGTCTACCGCATCGAGGAATCGGTGCTGCGCACGCTGGCCCACTTCGGCGTGACCGGCCACCGCGTGGCGGGCGCGCCGGGCATCTATGTGCGGCTCGACGACCCTTTTTCACATGCTGCGCTGACCGGCCCGCTGCCCGCCGGCGACCCGTTTCGCGGCCTCGGCAAGATCGCCGCGCTCGGCATCAAGGTGAGCCGCCACGCCACCTACCACGGCGTCGCGCTCAACGTCGAGATGGACCTCGAACCCTTCTCGCGGATCAACCCTTGTGGTTATGCGGGGCTGCAAACGGTCGATCTTTCTACAATCGGGGTCCAAACCACATGGGAAGAAGCCGCCCGGGTGCTGAGCCAGAAGCTCACCACCTACCTGGCGCCTTAGCAATCCAATGAGCACCACAGAAGTCGTCCCGTCCCCCGTCGTGAGAGAGGCGCAAAGCGCCGAAAACTACAATCCGCTGGCCAAGCAGAAGGCTGCGGCCAAGCTCTCGCGCATTCCCGTCAAGGTGGTGCAGCAGGGCGAGGTGCTCAAGAAGCCCGACTGGATCCGCGTGAAGGCCGGCAGCCCCACCACGCGCTTCTACGAGATCAAGCAGATCCTGCGCGAGAGCAACCTGCACACGGTCTGCGAAGAAGCCTCGTGCCCGAACATCGGCGAATGCTTCGGCAACGGCACAGCCACCTTCATGATCATGGGCGACAAGTGCACGCGCCGCTGCCCGTTCTGCGACGTGGGCCACGGCCGCCCCGACCCGCTCGACAAGGACGAGCCGCTCAACCTCGCGAAGACCATCGCCAAGCTGCGCCTGAAGTACGTGGTGATCACCAGCGTCGACCGCGACGACCTGCGCGACGGCGGCAGCCAGCACTTCGTCGACTGCATCAGGAACATCCGCGAGCTCTCGCCGATGACGCAGATCGAGATCCTGGTGCCCGACTTCCGCGGCCGCGACGACCGCGCATTGGAAATCCTCAAGGCCGCGCCGCCGGACGTGATGAACCACAACCTCGAGACCGCGCCGCGCCTCTACAAGGAAGCGCGCCCCGGCAGCGACTACCAGTTCAGCCTCAACCTGCTGAAGAAGTTCAAGGCGCTGCACCCGCAGGTTCCGACCAAGAGCGGCATCATGGTGGGCCTGGGCGAAACCGACGAAGAGATCCTGCAGGTGATGCGCGACATGCGCGCCCACGGCATCGACATGCTGACCATCGGCCAGTACCTGTCGCCGTCGGGCTCGCACCTGCCGGTGCGCCGCTACGTGCATCCCGACACCTTCAAGATGTTCGAGGAAGAGGCCTACAGGATGGGCTTCAGCCACGCGGCCGTGGGCGCGATGGTGCGCTCGAGCTACCACGCCGATCAGCAGGCGCACGCCGCCGGCGTCTGAGGCTGGGCAACGGCGGGCCGGGCCGTCGTCACGTGCAGCTCACACGGCCGGGTGCTTCTTCGCTATCCTGCCGCCTGGCCAAGACGAAGGATCGATTTTGCAAACGCACCCCGCCATTCAAGCGTCGACGGAGCGCAGTTTCGGCGCCATCGCCGAGCTGGTTCGCCTCCATGCGCAATACAGGCCCGACCACGCCGCGCTCGCGGACGCAGAGCAGGCGCTGAACTACGGCGCGCTCGACGCGCTGATGGACCGCGTCGCGGCCAGCCTGCAGCGCGCGGGGCTGGAGCCCGGCGATGCCATTGCGGTCTGCGCGGCCTCTTCGGTGAACTACGCCGCGGTGTTCCTGGGCGCATTGCGCGCGGGTGTGGCGGTCGCGCCGCTGGCACCCGGGTCCACGCCCGCCAGCCTGGCCCGCATGATCGAGGATGCCGATGCACGCATCCTCTTCACCGACGCGTCGGCCGCCGAGGTCGTCGGTCCCCTGAACGAAGGCGGCATTTCGCGCGTCGCGCTCGACGACTCAACGGTTGGCAGCAGCCTCGAGGACTGGCTCGCGCCCGCCGGTGCGCAGCCCGCCGCCGTGGACACGCAGCCTTCGTGGCCCTTCAACATCATCTATTCGTCGGGCACCACCGGCGAGCCCAAGGGCATCGTGCAGGGCCACGGCATGCGCTGGGCCCATGTGCAGCGCGGCGCCATGTACGGGTACGGCCCCGACACCGTCACGCTGCTGTCGACACCGCTTTATTCCAACACCACGCTGGTGGTGTTCTTCCCGACCCTGGCCTTCGGCGGCTGCGTGGTGCTGATGCCCAAGTTCGATGCGCTCGGCTACCTGCAGCTGGCCGAGCAGCACCGCGCGACGCACACCATGCTGGTGCCGGTGCAGTACCAGCGCCTGATGGCGCATCCGCGCTTCGGCGCGCACGACCTCTCGTCGTTCCGCTTCAAGTTCAGCACCAGCGCGCCCTTCAACGCCGCGCTCAAGGCCGATGTGCTCAAGCGCTGGCCCGGCGGGCTGATCGAGTTCTACGGCATGACCGAGGGCGGCGGCACCTGCATCCTCGAGGCGCACCTGCACCCGAACAAGCTGCACACCGTGGGCCAGCCGGCCGAAGGCAGCGATATCCGGCTGATCGACGAAGACGGCAACGAAATACCGCGCGGCAACATCGAACTGGCCGGCGAGGTGGTGGGGCACTCGGCCGGCATGATGACCGGCTACCACCGCCAGCCCGCCAAGACGCGCGAAGCCGAATGGTTCGACGCCACCGGCAAGCGCTTCATCCGCACCGGCGACGTCGGGCGCTTCGATGCCGACGGCTTCCTGACGCTGTTCGACCGCAAGAAGGACATGATCATCAGCGGCGGCTTCAACATCTATCCGAGCGATCTCGAAACGGTGCTGCGCGGCCATGCCGCCGTGGCCGACGTGGCGGTGATCGGCGTGCCGTCGGAGCAATGGGGCGAGACGCCGGTGGCCTTCGTGGTGCGCCGCGAGGGCGACAGCACCGCCGCCGACGCATTGCTGCGATGGGCCAACGCCCAGCTCGGCAAGACGCAGCGCCTGGCGCGCCTGAGTTTCATCGACGAACTGCCGCGCAGCGCCATCGGCAAGGTGCTCAAGCGCGAACTGCGTGAGCGTGAACTCGTCGGCCGCTGAAGCACAGGCACAGGCGGCCGTACCGTCCGAACAGGGCGGTGGCGGCAACGGCCTGCTGTGGCTGCTGGCCGCCGTCGCGGTGCTGTTCGCCTTCGTGCGCCCGCGTGCGCCGATGGACTGGCTGAAGCTGGTCGACTGGCAGACCGTGGGCGCGCTTGCGGGGCTGCTCGCGATCACCCAGGGCGTGGAGAAAAGCGGCATGCTGCAGGCCGCCGCGCAGCGCCTGCTCGCGCGCACGCACAGCCAGCGCAGCCTGGCGCTGATGCTGACCGCCAGCGCGGCGTTTCTGTCCGCACTGGTGACCAACGATGTGAGCCTGTTCCTGCTGGTGCCGCTCACGCGCGTGCTCGCCAGCCAGGCGCACCTGCCGCTCGCGCGGCTCGTGGTGCTCCAGGCGCTGGCCGTCAACGCGGGCTCGGCGCTTACGCCCATCGGCAATCCGCAGAACCTCTACCTCTGGCACCGCTCGGGCGAAGGCTTCGTCGCCTTCATGGGCATGATGCTGCCGACCGTGGCCGTGATGCTGTTCTGGCTCTTCGCGGCGGTCTGGCTGCTGGTGCCGCGCACGCCCATCGCGCTCAAGCCCGAGGCCAGCGCCGCTCCGGTGCAGCCGCGCCTGCTGGCATTGGCGGGCGTGCTGTTCGTCGGTTTCGTGGTGGCGCTCGACCGGCACTGGCTGCTGGCGGGCCTGGGCGTGGTGTTCGGCGTGTTCCTGGTGTCGTATCCGCGCGTCCTGCGAGGCATCGACTGGGCACTGCTCGCGATCATTGCGCTGATGTTCGTCGACCTGCGCCAGCTGGCCGAGCTGCCGGCGGTTCAATTGCTGCTGCACCACTGGCCCATCACCGAAGGATGGCGCGCCTACCTCGCCGCCATCGTTGCCTCGCAGTTCATCAGCAATGTGCCGGCCGCGATCCTGCTCGACGGCCATGTGCGCGACCTGCCCGCGCTCGCGGCCGGCGTGAGCGTGGGCGGCTTCGGCTGCGTGCTGGGTTCGCTCGCCAACCTGATCGCGCTGCGGCTGGCCAAGGTGCCGCACGGGCTGCGCGAGTTCCACCGCATCGGCATTCCCTTCCTGCTGGTGTGCGCGGCCTCGGCGCTGCTGCTCAGGCTGGGGTGACGAACCACCATGCACCCGTCCACCACTGCTGCCCTTTCGCTGCGACGCTACGGCGCCTCGCGCGGCAGCCATGCGCACGATCACTTCCAGATACTGGTCGGGCTCGATGGCGTGCTGGAGCTGGAGGTCGAGGGGCGCGGCCGGCGCGTGGGCGCCGGCGACGGCTGGGTGGTGACGCCCGGCGAGCGGCACGACTTCGAATCGCGCGCAGGCAGCCGGTGCCTCGTGCTCGACACCGCGCAGGATCTTTGGGCGCAGTGCGCGGGACGCTCCCCGATGGCGCCGCAGCTCCTGTCGCTGGCGCGCTACCTGGCACTGTGCGTGACGCAGGCTCCGCCACCCGCGGCCGCGCTGCATCATGCGCCGGCGCTGCTGCTGGAGGCCTGGGGCCCCTCGGTGCCGAACGGCCGCAGGCGCACCATCGACTGGCCGGCGCTTGCCGCCTGGGCGCAGGCGCACTGGCATCGGCCCTTGAGCGTCGCCGACCTTGCGGCGGTCGCGTGCCTGAGCCCCAGCCAATTCGCCCAGCGCTGCCGCGACGAGCAGGGCATGGCGGCCATGCAATGGCTGCGAAGCCAGCGCCTGCAGCAGGCGCGGCAACTGCGCAGCAGCGGCCTGGGCGCCGCGGAGACCGCGCGCCGCACCGGCTATCGCTCGCCTTCGGCGCTCACGGCCGCGCTTCGGCAGCGCTGAAACACCGTCGTTCCTCGACGATGGACCGTCGTTGCGCGACGACCGCGCCGCTTAAGCTCGTGTGCATGTCCGCCACGCTGTACGCACTCGCCGCCATCGCGCTCTGGTCCACGCTCGCCTCGCTCGGCACCGCCCTCTCGCACCTGCCGCCGTTCCTGCTGACCGGGCTCGCGCTGATCATCGGCAGCGTGCCGAGCTGGCCGCTGGTGCTACGCGACCGCGCGGCCTGGCGCGTGCCGCCGCGCACGCTGGCGCTGGGCGTCTATGGCCTGTTCGGCTTTCACTTTTTGCTGTTCATCGCGCTGCGGCATGCGCCGCCGGTCGAGGCCAACCTGGTCAACTACCTGTGGCCGCTGTTCATGGTGGTGCTCGCGCCGGTGCTGCTGCCGGGCGTGTCGCTGCGGCCGCTGCATGTGGCGGCGGCGCTGCTGGGCTTTGCGGGCGCGGCGGTCGCGATCCTCGGCACACGCGGCGGCGCCAGCGCGCTCCAGGGCTACTGGGGCTTCCTGCCGGCGCTGGGCTCGGCCTTCATCTGGGCAAGCTACTCGCTGTGGACGAAGCGTGTCGAGGCCTTTCCGACCTCGGCCATCGGCCTGTTCGGACTGGTCTCGGGCGTGCTCTCGCTGGCCTGCCATGCGGTGCTCGAACCATCGATCGCGCTGTCCGGCAAGGACTGGCTGCTGCTCGTGCTGTGCGGCCTCGGCCCGCTGGGCGCCGCCTTCTTCGCTTGGGACATGGCGCTCAAGCGCGGCGACCCGCGGCGCATCGGCATCCTGAGCTATCTCACACCTTTGGGCTCGACGGCGCTGCTGCTGCTCGTGACCGGCCGGCCGCTGACCTGGACCATCGCGCTCGCGGCCCTGCTCATCATCTCGGCGGCGGTCATGGGCACGCGCGCGCGCTGAATGGCTCTCGTCCGACGGAGCCGCGCATTTTTGTAGCTAGAGTGGAGGCTCAGGAAAAAAGGAGCCTCTCATGGACAACAAGAACAAGAACGAAGATTTCGAGATCACGCCCAAGCTGGTGTTCGACCTGAACCTGGCGCTGTACCTCGACCTGGTGGCCGCGCTCGAAGGCGCAGGCGCCATCAGCTACCGCCAGATGGCGGCCCGGGTGCTCAACATCAGCATGGACGCGCGCGCCGACGGCGAGACCGGCCTCGCGACGGCGCTGGAAGGCGTTGCCAAGGGTTTCGCCGGCCAGGGCGGCGGCCTGTCGATCGAACTGCTGAAGGCCGCCCGCAGCCTGCGCGAGGACGACGCGATGGGCGACATTCCGATGCGGCCCGACGAAGGCTGAGCCGCGAACGCAGGCCGGCGCAGCGGGGGACGCCGCGGCTACCTATTTGTAGTCGAGCGT
This genomic window from Variovorax paradoxus contains:
- a CDS encoding DMT family transporter, which gives rise to MSATLYALAAIALWSTLASLGTALSHLPPFLLTGLALIIGSVPSWPLVLRDRAAWRVPPRTLALGVYGLFGFHFLLFIALRHAPPVEANLVNYLWPLFMVVLAPVLLPGVSLRPLHVAAALLGFAGAAVAILGTRGGASALQGYWGFLPALGSAFIWASYSLWTKRVEAFPTSAIGLFGLVSGVLSLACHAVLEPSIALSGKDWLLLVLCGLGPLGAAFFAWDMALKRGDPRRIGILSYLTPLGSTALLLLVTGRPLTWTIALAALLIISAAVMGTRAR
- a CDS encoding SLC13 family permease — encoded protein: MNSSAAEAQAQAAVPSEQGGGGNGLLWLLAAVAVLFAFVRPRAPMDWLKLVDWQTVGALAGLLAITQGVEKSGMLQAAAQRLLARTHSQRSLALMLTASAAFLSALVTNDVSLFLLVPLTRVLASQAHLPLARLVVLQALAVNAGSALTPIGNPQNLYLWHRSGEGFVAFMGMMLPTVAVMLFWLFAAVWLLVPRTPIALKPEASAAPVQPRLLALAGVLFVGFVVALDRHWLLAGLGVVFGVFLVSYPRVLRGIDWALLAIIALMFVDLRQLAELPAVQLLLHHWPITEGWRAYLAAIVASQFISNVPAAILLDGHVRDLPALAAGVSVGGFGCVLGSLANLIALRLAKVPHGLREFHRIGIPFLLVCAASALLLRLG
- a CDS encoding class I adenylate-forming enzyme family protein codes for the protein MLQTHPAIQASTERSFGAIAELVRLHAQYRPDHAALADAEQALNYGALDALMDRVAASLQRAGLEPGDAIAVCAASSVNYAAVFLGALRAGVAVAPLAPGSTPASLARMIEDADARILFTDASAAEVVGPLNEGGISRVALDDSTVGSSLEDWLAPAGAQPAAVDTQPSWPFNIIYSSGTTGEPKGIVQGHGMRWAHVQRGAMYGYGPDTVTLLSTPLYSNTTLVVFFPTLAFGGCVVLMPKFDALGYLQLAEQHRATHTMLVPVQYQRLMAHPRFGAHDLSSFRFKFSTSAPFNAALKADVLKRWPGGLIEFYGMTEGGGTCILEAHLHPNKLHTVGQPAEGSDIRLIDEDGNEIPRGNIELAGEVVGHSAGMMTGYHRQPAKTREAEWFDATGKRFIRTGDVGRFDADGFLTLFDRKKDMIISGGFNIYPSDLETVLRGHAAVADVAVIGVPSEQWGETPVAFVVRREGDSTAADALLRWANAQLGKTQRLARLSFIDELPRSAIGKVLKRELRERELVGR
- the lipB gene encoding lipoyl(octanoyl) transferase LipB; protein product: MSTGIEPTWLGAADYAATYGAMKQFTLERLPETPDALWICEHAPVFTQGIAGKQDHILNPGGIPVVQTDRGGQVTFHGPGQVVAYPLIDLRRAGYFVKEYVYRIEESVLRTLAHFGVTGHRVAGAPGIYVRLDDPFSHAALTGPLPAGDPFRGLGKIAALGIKVSRHATYHGVALNVEMDLEPFSRINPCGYAGLQTVDLSTIGVQTTWEEAARVLSQKLTTYLAP
- a CDS encoding YbeD family protein, with translation MSSSTTDITDASTPIPDPRKESLIEYPSQFPIKVMGVKADGFVHAITQIAERFDPAFDATTVELRDSKAGNYLGVTITVTATSREQLDDLYRALSAHPLVKVVL
- a CDS encoding AraC family transcriptional regulator — its product is MHPSTTAALSLRRYGASRGSHAHDHFQILVGLDGVLELEVEGRGRRVGAGDGWVVTPGERHDFESRAGSRCLVLDTAQDLWAQCAGRSPMAPQLLSLARYLALCVTQAPPPAAALHHAPALLLEAWGPSVPNGRRRTIDWPALAAWAQAHWHRPLSVADLAAVACLSPSQFAQRCRDEQGMAAMQWLRSQRLQQARQLRSSGLGAAETARRTGYRSPSALTAALRQR
- the lipA gene encoding lipoyl synthase, translated to MSTTEVVPSPVVREAQSAENYNPLAKQKAAAKLSRIPVKVVQQGEVLKKPDWIRVKAGSPTTRFYEIKQILRESNLHTVCEEASCPNIGECFGNGTATFMIMGDKCTRRCPFCDVGHGRPDPLDKDEPLNLAKTIAKLRLKYVVITSVDRDDLRDGGSQHFVDCIRNIRELSPMTQIEILVPDFRGRDDRALEILKAAPPDVMNHNLETAPRLYKEARPGSDYQFSLNLLKKFKALHPQVPTKSGIMVGLGETDEEILQVMRDMRAHGIDMLTIGQYLSPSGSHLPVRRYVHPDTFKMFEEEAYRMGFSHAAVGAMVRSSYHADQQAHAAGV